The following are from one region of the Mannheimia granulomatis genome:
- a CDS encoding alpha/beta fold hydrolase, translated as MKRLLLSSLLLGVSIAAYADNLRYFGQTPQSYQSQIDYGNNANTGHYVLSDDTRIYYEVYGKGEPIVVLHGGLVGSTAEMGQFIDELAKNRQVIAISTRGHGKSEIGQRVPSYEQKARDVQAVLNQQKIAKTDLLGFSDGAYTAMMFAKNYPSQTQKVVAIGAGEWVKGARHLGDGNFEPFAQLDPAYWAEQATIRPEPKRTADWFAQSIAYYNELDYSQAIFKQIASPVLLVVGEEDQNAPLDTVFSAYKALPNADLAVVADAPHPAFATHFRAVWAAVEAFLAKP; from the coding sequence ATGAAACGATTACTTCTTAGCTCGTTGCTACTTGGCGTGAGCATTGCAGCTTACGCCGATAATCTCCGCTATTTTGGGCAAACGCCGCAGAGTTACCAAAGCCAGATCGATTACGGCAACAATGCCAACACAGGGCATTATGTTTTGTCAGATGATACCCGCATTTATTATGAAGTCTATGGTAAGGGCGAGCCGATTGTGGTTCTTCACGGTGGCTTGGTCGGCTCGACTGCCGAAATGGGGCAGTTTATTGATGAGCTGGCGAAAAATCGTCAGGTGATTGCGATTAGCACTCGGGGACACGGCAAATCAGAGATTGGACAACGTGTGCCGTCTTATGAACAAAAAGCCCGTGATGTGCAAGCGGTGCTAAATCAGCAAAAAATTGCCAAAACCGATCTGTTAGGATTTAGCGATGGGGCTTACACAGCAATGATGTTTGCCAAAAATTACCCAAGCCAGACCCAAAAAGTAGTAGCGATTGGGGCGGGCGAATGGGTAAAAGGGGCAAGACACTTGGGAGACGGCAATTTTGAGCCGTTTGCCCAATTAGACCCTGCTTATTGGGCAGAACAAGCCACAATCCGCCCTGAGCCGAAACGCACTGCCGACTGGTTTGCACAAAGCATTGCCTACTATAATGAGTTAGATTATAGCCAAGCGATCTTCAAACAGATCGCCTCACCGGTGTTATTGGTGGTAGGTGAAGAGGATCAAAACGCTCCGCTCGATACCGTCTTCTCCGCTTATAAAGCCTTGCCGAATGCGGATTTAGCGGTGGTTGCAGATGCACCACACCCTGCTTTTGCCACCCATTTCCGTGCGGTATGGGCAGCGGTTGAAGCATTCTTAGCAAAGCCTTAA
- a CDS encoding 4-oxalocrotonate tautomerase, producing the protein MPHITLQCYPKGLTETELKAFADDLTAFASERLNTPAEYITIDFQELSEQAFKEKVWDEKIAPNADKLLRKPQYQL; encoded by the coding sequence ATGCCACATATCACTTTACAATGTTACCCAAAAGGCTTAACTGAAACTGAATTAAAAGCCTTTGCCGATGACTTAACTGCTTTTGCCAGCGAGCGTTTAAACACGCCAGCCGAGTACATCACCATTGATTTTCAAGAGCTTTCTGAACAAGCCTTTAAAGAAAAGGTGTGGGACGAAAAAATCGCCCCAAATGCCGATAAATTGCTGCGCAAACCACAGTATCAATTATAA
- the fucP gene encoding L-fucose:H+ symporter permease: MTAKVLEKKFVVPFILITTLFALWGFANDITNPMVAVFQTVMEIPASEAALVQFAFYGGYGTMAIPAALFASRYSYKAGVLLGLALYAIGAFLFIPAAMYEQFSFFLWSLYILTFGLAFLETTANPYILSMGDPATATRRLNLAQSFNPLGSITGMFVASQIVLTNLESEKRDAAGNLLFNSLSAAEKAVVKTHDLAMIRNPYVVIGLVVVAVFIIIALYKMPVTKVESANRISVKESFSRLIVNARYREGVIAQVFYVGVQIMCWTFIIQYAERIGLTKAEAQNWNIVAMALFITSRFISTALMKYLKAELMLFLFAVGGFFSILGVMFIDGMGGLYCLVLTSGFMSLMFPTIYGIALDGQGEESTLGAAGLVMAIVGGALMPPMQGWIIDQGSVAGMPAVNFSFILPLICFIAIAIYGFRCWKVLK, translated from the coding sequence ATGACAGCTAAAGTTCTTGAGAAAAAATTTGTGGTCCCTTTTATTCTAATTACCACATTATTTGCCCTTTGGGGATTTGCAAATGACATTACAAATCCGATGGTTGCAGTATTCCAAACCGTTATGGAGATCCCGGCTTCTGAAGCCGCTCTTGTTCAGTTCGCTTTCTACGGTGGCTACGGCACAATGGCAATTCCTGCCGCCTTATTTGCTAGTCGTTATAGTTATAAAGCCGGTGTTTTATTAGGATTAGCTCTCTATGCAATTGGTGCATTTCTATTTATTCCTGCGGCAATGTATGAGCAATTCTCCTTCTTTCTGTGGTCACTTTATATCTTAACTTTTGGTTTGGCGTTCTTAGAAACAACAGCCAATCCGTATATTCTTTCAATGGGTGATCCGGCAACAGCAACCCGCCGTCTAAACTTAGCACAATCATTTAACCCGTTAGGTTCAATTACCGGTATGTTTGTTGCCTCACAAATTGTGTTAACTAACTTGGAATCTGAAAAACGTGATGCTGCCGGCAATCTACTATTTAATAGCTTATCTGCAGCAGAAAAAGCGGTAGTTAAAACTCACGATCTCGCCATGATTCGTAATCCGTATGTAGTGATTGGTTTAGTGGTTGTTGCGGTATTTATCATTATTGCCTTATATAAAATGCCGGTTACAAAGGTAGAGAGTGCAAATCGTATTTCTGTAAAAGAATCCTTTAGTCGCTTAATTGTAAATGCTCGTTATCGCGAAGGAGTGATTGCTCAAGTATTCTATGTGGGTGTACAAATTATGTGCTGGACGTTCATTATTCAATATGCTGAACGTATCGGTTTAACTAAAGCAGAAGCACAAAACTGGAATATTGTTGCGATGGCATTATTCATTACCAGCCGTTTTATCAGCACGGCACTCATGAAATACCTAAAAGCTGAATTAATGTTATTTCTCTTCGCAGTGGGTGGCTTCTTCAGTATTCTGGGCGTGATGTTTATTGATGGTATGGGTGGGCTTTATTGTTTAGTACTCACTTCCGGATTTATGTCTCTCATGTTCCCTACTATTTATGGAATTGCATTAGATGGCCAAGGTGAAGAATCTACATTGGGGGCTGCCGGCTTAGTTATGGCGATTGTAGGTGGAGCATTAATGCCGCCAATGCAAGGCTGGATTATCGACCAAGGTTCAGTGGCTGGTATGCCTGCAGTTAATTTCTCATTCATCCTTCCTCTTATCTGTTTTATTGCTATTGCCATCTATGGTTTCCGTTGCTGGAAGGTATTGAAATAA
- a CDS encoding NmrA family NAD(P)-binding protein, producing the protein MTGYTVAMLAQSKTPVDAAKKAGVKHIVHIGIFAEWDCTSTHFTWHQLIETYIEASGIAWTHLHPNMFMEAITGLYMPKKMTYSTYFDDRRIGLVASSDIAAVAAQVLIDGQDKHAGQNYWLSVESYNGQEIVNLMNEITGLDIALEKKSLDEFRAMIDVPDFPIEREYARANIEFVTQVLDNRLGAIGAIRNDIPYVLGRNAKTLREHLLEHKQAIIQSATA; encoded by the coding sequence TTGACAGGCTACACGGTAGCAATGCTTGCCCAAAGCAAAACGCCGGTGGACGCAGCCAAAAAAGCAGGGGTTAAGCACATTGTGCATATCGGTATTTTTGCCGAATGGGATTGCACCAGCACGCATTTTACTTGGCACCAGCTGATTGAAACCTACATTGAAGCCAGTGGCATTGCTTGGACACACCTGCACCCCAATATGTTTATGGAAGCCATTACAGGGCTTTATATGCCTAAAAAAATGACTTATTCCACTTATTTTGATGACCGCCGAATTGGGCTGGTGGCTTCCAGCGACATCGCCGCCGTGGCCGCCCAAGTCTTGATTGACGGACAGGACAAACATGCAGGGCAAAATTATTGGTTAAGCGTAGAAAGCTATAACGGTCAAGAAATTGTCAATCTGATGAACGAAATCACAGGGCTTGACATTGCCCTTGAAAAGAAAAGCCTTGATGAGTTTCGTGCGATGATTGATGTGCCTGATTTTCCGATTGAACGAGAGTACGCCCGTGCCAATATTGAATTTGTCACACAGGTTTTGGATAACCGTTTGGGGGCGATTGGGGCAATTCGCAACGACATTCCTTATGTTTTGGGACGAAATGCCAAAACTTTGCGTGAACATTTATTAGAGCATAAACAGGCAATTATCCAGTCGGCAACGGCTTAA
- the fucI gene encoding L-fucose isomerase, protein MTMLKSTPVKIGIRPTIDGRRMGVRESLEDQTMNMAKAVANLLQSEIRHPNGEFVECVIADSTIGGVAEAAACAEKFKRENVGAVITVTPCWCYGSETIDMDPHMPKAIWGFNGTERPGAVYLAASLAGHSQLGLPAFSIYGTEVQEADDQSIPADVREKLLRFARAGLAVATLRGKSYLSIGSVSMGIAGSIVNQQFFQEYLGMRNEYVDMTEIKRRLDRHIYDDEEFKLAMSWVKQYCKEGIDVNAPENQRSPEERAKLWEDVVKMAIITRDLMVGNPRLAELGYGEEALGHNAIAAGFQGQRQWTDHLPNGDFMEAMLNSTYDWNGVRAPYILATENDSLNGVNMLFGNLLTGQAQIFADVRTYWSEDSVERVTGWRPETGFIHLINSGSAALDGTGQHTDKDGEPTIKPAWEVTEEDGKRCLENTRWCPAVHEYFRGGGLSSQFLTKGGMPFTMHRINLIKGIGPVLQIAEGWSIDLPENVHDILNKRTNETWPTTWFVPRLTGKGAFADVYSVMANWGANHCVATYGHVGADLITLASMLRIPVCMHNVKDKDVFRPSAWNGFGQDKEGQDYRACANFGPLYK, encoded by the coding sequence ATGACTATGCTGAAATCAACTCCAGTAAAAATTGGTATCCGCCCAACTATTGACGGTCGCCGTATGGGAGTACGTGAATCACTTGAAGATCAAACAATGAATATGGCGAAAGCCGTAGCCAATCTATTGCAGTCGGAAATCCGCCATCCTAATGGTGAATTTGTGGAATGTGTGATTGCAGATTCAACTATCGGTGGTGTTGCTGAGGCTGCAGCCTGTGCAGAAAAATTCAAACGTGAAAATGTCGGTGCGGTGATTACTGTCACACCTTGCTGGTGTTATGGTTCAGAAACCATTGATATGGACCCACATATGCCGAAAGCGATTTGGGGCTTTAACGGCACAGAACGTCCGGGTGCAGTTTATTTAGCCGCCTCTCTTGCTGGCCACAGCCAATTAGGCTTACCGGCATTCTCAATTTATGGTACGGAGGTGCAAGAGGCAGATGATCAATCTATTCCTGCTGATGTGCGTGAAAAATTATTACGCTTCGCCCGTGCAGGTTTGGCAGTCGCCACACTTCGTGGTAAATCGTATTTATCTATCGGTTCGGTTTCAATGGGGATTGCAGGTTCAATTGTCAACCAACAATTCTTCCAAGAATATTTAGGTATGCGTAATGAATATGTGGATATGACCGAAATCAAACGCCGCTTGGATCGCCATATTTATGATGATGAAGAATTCAAGCTGGCAATGAGCTGGGTGAAACAATATTGCAAAGAAGGCATTGATGTAAACGCACCGGAAAACCAACGCAGCCCAGAAGAGCGAGCAAAACTTTGGGAAGATGTGGTGAAAATGGCCATCATCACTCGTGATTTAATGGTCGGCAACCCTCGTTTAGCAGAATTAGGTTACGGTGAAGAAGCATTAGGTCACAATGCGATTGCAGCTGGTTTCCAAGGTCAACGCCAATGGACTGATCACCTGCCAAATGGTGACTTTATGGAAGCAATGCTAAATTCAACCTATGACTGGAACGGTGTGCGTGCTCCATACATTCTTGCAACCGAAAATGACTCGTTAAACGGCGTGAATATGTTGTTTGGTAACTTGTTAACCGGTCAAGCGCAAATTTTTGCCGATGTGCGTACTTATTGGAGCGAGGATTCTGTTGAGCGTGTTACCGGCTGGCGTCCTGAAACGGGTTTTATTCACTTAATCAACTCCGGTTCTGCGGCATTAGATGGTACTGGTCAACATACCGACAAAGATGGTGAGCCAACTATCAAACCGGCTTGGGAAGTAACAGAAGAGGATGGAAAACGCTGCTTAGAGAATACTCGTTGGTGCCCGGCAGTTCATGAATACTTCCGTGGTGGCGGTTTATCTTCTCAATTCTTAACCAAAGGTGGAATGCCGTTTACGATGCACCGCATCAACCTTATCAAAGGTATCGGTCCTGTACTACAAATTGCAGAAGGTTGGTCAATTGACTTACCGGAAAATGTACACGATATCTTAAATAAACGCACGAATGAAACCTGGCCAACCACTTGGTTCGTGCCTCGCTTAACCGGTAAAGGGGCTTTCGCTGACGTTTATAGCGTAATGGCGAACTGGGGTGCAAATCACTGTGTGGCAACTTACGGACATGTAGGAGCAGACTTAATCACGCTTGCTTCAATGTTACGTATTCCGGTTTGTATGCATAACGTCAAAGATAAAGATGTGTTCCGTCCAAGTGCGTGGAATGGTTTCGGTCAAGACAAAGAAGGTCAAGATTACCGCGCCTGTGCAAACTTCGGACCGCTTTATAAATAA
- a CDS encoding glycine zipper 2TM domain-containing protein has product MKSIFKVIGVTALMVAVSGCNGMTKTQRNTAIGAAIGGVAGHAIGASTGATLGGAALGGVIGSQVK; this is encoded by the coding sequence ATGAAATCTATTTTTAAAGTGATTGGTGTGACTGCACTAATGGTTGCAGTATCTGGCTGTAACGGCATGACTAAAACTCAGCGTAATACTGCAATTGGCGCGGCTATCGGTGGCGTTGCCGGTCATGCAATTGGTGCATCGACAGGGGCAACCTTAGGTGGTGCGGCATTAGGTGGCGTTATTGGTAGCCAAGTTAAATAA
- a CDS encoding LysR family transcriptional regulator has product MHNLNNLDLNLLKALHALLQEKNVSRAAERLNLTQPAVSNMLTKLRYRFDDPLFIRTAHGMIPTNRAEQLAEPVGAILDSIGVLMQPVAFDPADLDCTFKLAATENGIRTLGVPFALKLAQLAPKVKVAFYAIHGQDLTQNLADGVWDLAIAGQQQLDERLYFAPLMREEYTCAVRQNHPVLSQNWDLEAFCALEFVLVAYHAGHFNGATDEALAKLGRSRLVKMSVGHFSLLPELLKNSDLATVAPVHFLQTQNDLVLLNPPLPIDGYTKVMAWHAKTHYDPVQKWFRQVMKEVGEST; this is encoded by the coding sequence ATGCACAATCTGAACAACCTAGATTTAAACCTACTCAAAGCCCTGCACGCTTTATTGCAAGAAAAAAATGTCAGCCGTGCCGCCGAACGACTGAACCTCACCCAACCTGCGGTCAGCAATATGCTCACCAAATTGCGTTATCGTTTTGACGACCCTTTGTTTATCCGCACTGCTCACGGAATGATACCCACCAATCGGGCTGAACAACTTGCCGAGCCTGTGGGGGCGATTTTGGACAGCATTGGCGTGTTGATGCAGCCTGTGGCGTTTGACCCTGCCGACTTAGATTGCACTTTTAAATTGGCGGCTACCGAAAATGGCATTCGCACGCTGGGCGTGCCGTTTGCCCTAAAACTTGCTCAGCTTGCCCCCAAAGTCAAAGTGGCGTTTTATGCGATACACGGACAAGATTTGACACAAAATTTGGCAGACGGTGTATGGGATTTGGCAATAGCAGGGCAGCAGCAACTGGACGAGCGATTATATTTTGCCCCTTTAATGCGTGAAGAATACACCTGTGCGGTGCGACAAAATCACCCTGTGTTAAGCCAAAATTGGGATTTGGAGGCGTTTTGTGCGTTGGAATTTGTGTTGGTTGCCTATCACGCTGGGCATTTTAATGGGGCGACCGATGAGGCATTGGCAAAACTTGGGCGAAGTCGATTGGTAAAAATGTCGGTGGGGCATTTTTCGCTATTACCAGAGCTTTTGAAAAACAGCGATTTAGCAACTGTTGCCCCTGTTCACTTTTTACAAACACAAAATGACTTGGTATTGCTCAATCCCCCTTTGCCCATTGACGGCTACACCAAAGTAATGGCTTGGCACGCTAAAACCCATTATGACCCTGTGCAAAAGTGGTTTCGGCAGGTGATGAAAGAAGTAGGAGAGAGTACGTAG
- the fucU gene encoding L-fucose mutarotase, with amino-acid sequence MLKGIHPAISPELLKVLAEMGHGDELVLSDAHFPAHSIHQKVIRADGISVATLLEGISALFEFDQYVKAPLAMMQAVPGDTLDPTVEERYLAAIKKISGSVPKVERVERFAFYERAKTAYAVVITGELAKYGNIIIKKGVTPVS; translated from the coding sequence ATGTTAAAAGGTATTCATCCGGCTATTTCACCGGAGTTATTAAAGGTGTTGGCAGAAATGGGACACGGCGATGAATTGGTTCTTTCTGATGCTCATTTTCCCGCCCATTCTATTCATCAAAAAGTGATTCGTGCAGATGGCATTAGCGTTGCCACCTTATTAGAAGGCATTTCCGCACTGTTTGAATTTGACCAATATGTTAAAGCCCCACTTGCAATGATGCAAGCGGTACCGGGAGATACGTTAGATCCAACGGTGGAAGAGCGTTATCTGGCGGCTATCAAGAAAATCAGCGGCTCAGTTCCAAAAGTAGAACGTGTTGAACGTTTTGCTTTTTATGAGCGCGCGAAAACCGCTTATGCGGTAGTGATTACCGGTGAATTAGCCAAATACGGCAACATCATTATTAAAAAAGGCGTCACGCCGGTGTCTTAA
- a CDS encoding L-fuculose-phosphate aldolase yields the protein MNRKILSRQIIDTCLEMTRIGLNQGTAGNVSVRYRDGMLITPTGTPYEEMTEDSIVFVDAEGKHEEGKLPSSEWQFHLAVYEARPELNAVVHNHARNCAAVSILGEPIPAIHYMIACTGTDHIPCVPYAPFGTHQLADYVREGIRGSKAILLAHHGLITADKTLDKALGVAHEVEVIAEWYLKLLATGKPIPTLNKEQMDVVLEKFKSYGSWIEER from the coding sequence ATGAACAGAAAAATACTCTCAAGACAAATTATTGATACTTGTCTTGAAATGACTCGAATTGGATTGAATCAAGGAACAGCAGGTAATGTGAGTGTACGTTATCGAGATGGCATGCTCATTACGCCAACGGGTACACCTTATGAAGAAATGACAGAAGATTCTATCGTGTTTGTAGATGCCGAGGGTAAGCATGAAGAAGGCAAGCTCCCATCCAGTGAATGGCAATTCCATTTAGCGGTGTATGAAGCACGTCCGGAGCTTAACGCAGTCGTGCATAACCACGCGCGTAACTGTGCGGCAGTGTCTATTCTCGGTGAACCAATTCCTGCCATTCACTATATGATTGCCTGCACAGGGACAGATCATATTCCATGCGTGCCTTATGCGCCTTTCGGCACACACCAATTAGCCGACTATGTGCGTGAAGGTATTCGAGGCAGTAAAGCGATTTTGCTCGCTCACCACGGTTTAATTACTGCCGATAAAACCCTTGATAAAGCCTTAGGTGTGGCACATGAAGTGGAAGTCATTGCCGAATGGTATTTGAAATTACTCGCTACCGGCAAACCAATTCCAACGTTAAACAAAGAGCAAATGGATGTTGTATTAGAAAAATTTAAATCCTACGGCTCTTGGATAGAAGAAAGATAA
- the fucK gene encoding L-fuculokinase, with product MSIALIFDCGATNLRTIAIDQTGQIVAAHHLPNNTQPGAENPEFHIWDIEEIWSKLMSCAKQTLSQLSEQQRKEIVGISVTTFGVDGTLFDKAGNQLYPIISWKCPRTLPIMENIANDIDVEALYRRNGVGHYSFNTLFKLLWLKRNKPEIYAQADSFLFISSILTYRLTGVKSTDRTMAGTSMMTNIESDHWDREVLDLLGLNESHFPPMKSAGEVVGNLKVEIAQELGLSGQIPIISCGHDTQFAIFGSGAGYNQPVLSSGTWEILMVRTPQAKPQWQFVQNGLTIEFDSQAGYFNPGVQWVASGVMEWVGKRFFSDIADTPNYYSTMINEASKVPAGSNGVKLIGNFDGTTEQTGSIVGISMHTTRGEIYRAGLEYMAYRLKAGLDVLQEVSNFNAESLICVGGGSKNSLWNQIRADVLNRPIDVVDFPESTVLGAAMFTFAGAGIFESQNLAQQAMKPNVKRLEPSANRDFYK from the coding sequence ATGTCTATTGCCCTTATTTTTGACTGTGGTGCAACAAACCTTCGCACAATTGCCATCGACCAAACAGGGCAAATTGTTGCAGCACATCACTTACCGAATAATACGCAGCCCGGAGCGGAAAACCCTGAGTTTCATATTTGGGATATTGAAGAAATTTGGTCAAAACTGATGAGTTGTGCCAAACAAACGCTTTCCCAACTTTCAGAACAACAACGAAAAGAGATTGTTGGGATTTCAGTAACTACCTTTGGGGTAGATGGCACACTCTTTGATAAAGCCGGCAATCAACTTTATCCGATTATTTCTTGGAAATGCCCAAGAACCCTGCCGATTATGGAAAACATCGCTAATGATATTGATGTTGAGGCGTTATATCGCCGTAACGGGGTCGGCCACTACAGCTTTAATACGTTATTTAAGCTCTTATGGCTTAAACGCAATAAACCTGAAATTTATGCCCAAGCGGATAGTTTTTTATTCATCTCCTCAATTCTAACCTACCGCTTAACCGGCGTGAAAAGCACTGACCGCACAATGGCGGGGACTTCAATGATGACCAATATTGAAAGCGACCATTGGGATAGAGAAGTGCTGGATTTACTCGGCTTAAACGAAAGTCATTTCCCTCCAATGAAAAGTGCAGGCGAAGTGGTTGGCAATTTGAAAGTTGAGATCGCCCAAGAGTTAGGGTTAAGCGGTCAAATTCCGATTATTTCTTGCGGACACGACACCCAATTTGCCATCTTTGGCTCGGGTGCAGGCTACAACCAACCGGTTTTAAGCTCCGGTACTTGGGAAATTTTAATGGTGCGTACCCCGCAGGCTAAACCACAATGGCAATTTGTACAAAACGGCTTAACCATTGAATTTGACAGCCAAGCAGGCTACTTCAACCCCGGCGTACAGTGGGTCGCATCAGGGGTGATGGAATGGGTTGGCAAACGTTTCTTCTCTGATATTGCCGACACACCAAACTACTATTCCACAATGATTAATGAAGCAAGCAAAGTACCGGCAGGCTCGAACGGTGTGAAATTAATAGGCAATTTTGATGGTACTACTGAACAGACAGGCTCAATTGTTGGGATCTCTATGCACACAACCCGTGGGGAGATTTACCGTGCAGGTTTGGAATATATGGCCTACCGCTTAAAAGCGGGGTTAGATGTATTACAAGAAGTGAGTAACTTTAATGCAGAAAGTTTGATCTGTGTGGGTGGAGGCTCTAAAAATTCCCTATGGAATCAAATTCGTGCTGATGTGTTAAATCGCCCGATTGATGTGGTGGATTTTCCTGAAAGTACCGTATTGGGCGCAGCCATGTTTACATTTGCCGGAGCAGGGATCTTTGAAAGTCAAAATCTAGCACAGCAAGCAATGAAGCCTAATGTAAAACGGCTTGAGCCATCTGCAAATCGCGATTTTTATAAATAA
- a CDS encoding putative quinol monooxygenase — MLAVYAKCVVKPEKVAQFKRIIAPLIEQSRQESGCVSYQCGQVQGQENTFAFVELWQSQADLDAHLDQPHFQSAAQAFGDVLAKELDIELVECD; from the coding sequence ATGTTAGCCGTCTATGCCAAATGCGTGGTTAAGCCTGAAAAAGTGGCTCAATTTAAGCGAATCATCGCCCCGTTGATTGAACAATCTCGCCAAGAGTCAGGCTGTGTGTCTTATCAATGCGGGCAAGTGCAAGGGCAGGAAAATACTTTTGCCTTTGTGGAATTGTGGCAATCACAAGCCGATTTGGACGCTCATTTAGACCAGCCGCATTTTCAGTCAGCCGCACAAGCCTTTGGCGATGTTTTGGCAAAAGAGCTGGATATTGAGCTGGTCGAATGCGATTAA
- a CDS encoding NADH-dependent flavin oxidoreductase, translating into MTDLFQPYTLNNGVEIKNRLVVAPMTHSASNDDGTISEQERLFLANRAENMGLFITAATGVMRNGKAFYGQPEALNESHLESLTQTAQLLKNQGAKAILQIFHGGLQSIKALLDGADLIAPSAHEPSGARAVTEDEIIGLINAFANATDLAIRAGFDGVEIHGANGYLIQQFFSGEFNHRNDQWGGSLEKRLNFPLAVVDVVTKVREKHAKPEFIIGYRFSPEEPGENGLTMTDTFALIDALCEKPLQYLHISLWDFGKKARRGADTHLTRMQLVHEHINGRLPLIGVGNLLSGKQIRQAYATGWAEFIALGKAVMINPNVATLLKENRDNEIVSELDPQKADHYGIPDRLWSYCVQGGAWLPPLKGQDWKPMDI; encoded by the coding sequence ATGACCGATCTATTTCAACCCTACACGCTAAACAATGGCGTAGAAATTAAAAACCGCCTTGTGGTTGCACCGATGACTCATTCTGCCTCTAACGATGACGGCACAATCAGCGAACAAGAGCGCCTGTTTTTAGCCAATCGTGCTGAAAATATGGGACTTTTTATCACGGCAGCAACAGGTGTAATGCGTAACGGGAAAGCCTTTTATGGTCAGCCGGAAGCCCTGAATGAAAGCCATTTGGAAAGCCTTACTCAAACGGCACAACTCCTGAAAAATCAAGGTGCAAAGGCGATTTTACAGATTTTTCACGGGGGCTTGCAGTCAATTAAAGCATTACTGGATGGTGCGGATCTTATCGCTCCTTCTGCCCACGAACCAAGTGGTGCAAGAGCAGTCACGGAAGATGAAATTATTGGGCTGATTAACGCTTTTGCCAATGCCACCGATCTGGCAATCCGTGCAGGCTTTGATGGTGTGGAAATTCACGGTGCGAACGGTTACCTCATTCAGCAGTTTTTCTCCGGCGAATTTAATCATCGGAACGATCAGTGGGGTGGTAGTCTCGAAAAACGCCTAAATTTCCCACTAGCAGTAGTTGATGTAGTAACAAAAGTGCGTGAAAAGCACGCTAAGCCTGAATTTATCATCGGTTACCGTTTTTCACCGGAAGAACCAGGTGAAAATGGCTTAACGATGACAGATACTTTTGCCCTCATTGACGCATTATGCGAAAAACCACTGCAATATCTGCACATTTCTTTGTGGGATTTTGGCAAAAAAGCCCGTCGTGGTGCGGACACCCATTTAACACGAATGCAGCTGGTTCACGAACATATTAACGGGCGTTTGCCGTTAATTGGCGTCGGTAATCTCTTAAGCGGCAAACAGATCCGTCAAGCATATGCAACCGGCTGGGCGGAATTTATTGCATTAGGCAAAGCAGTGATGATTAACCCTAATGTAGCAACTTTATTAAAAGAGAACCGTGATAATGAGATCGTAAGCGAACTTGATCCACAAAAAGCCGACCACTACGGCATTCCGGATCGTCTGTGGAGCTACTGTGTACAAGGTGGTGCGTGGTTACCGCCGTTAAAAGGGCAAGATTGGAAACCAATGGATATTTAA
- a CDS encoding NAD(P)H-binding protein, with translation MNNQKPTVLVLGATGTVGSQVVKVLEQSSAVNVRIPSRNPDTVAKLKSEGKDAVYMDLDKPQTFALALGRGGASAAFDRLHGSNACPKQNAGGRSQKSRG, from the coding sequence ATGAACAATCAAAAACCTACCGTTCTGGTACTGGGTGCGACAGGCACAGTGGGCAGTCAAGTGGTAAAAGTATTGGAGCAAAGCAGTGCGGTCAATGTCCGCATTCCGTCTCGCAATCCAGATACAGTTGCCAAACTTAAAAGCGAAGGTAAAGATGCGGTCTATATGGACTTGGACAAACCACAAACTTTCGCCCTTGCCTTGGGCAGGGGTGGAGCGAGTGCTGCTTTTGACAGGCTACACGGTAGCAATGCTTGCCCAAAGCAAAACGCCGGTGGACGCAGCCAAAAAAGCAGGGGTTAA
- a CDS encoding iron-containing alcohol dehydrogenase, with the protein MEFNKNYTGEKYREIARAMGVKGVDDMSQEEYRNAAIKAVQQLSQDVGIPPKLHQIGVKEEDLPALSVDAFNDVCTGGNPRDCSPEELLEVYKMAF; encoded by the coding sequence ATGGAATTTAACAAAAACTACACGGGTGAAAAGTACCGTGAAATTGCTCGTGCAATGGGTGTGAAAGGTGTTGATGACATGAGCCAAGAAGAGTATCGCAATGCCGCAATTAAAGCGGTCCAACAACTTTCACAAGATGTTGGCATTCCGCCAAAACTTCACCAAATCGGCGTGAAAGAAGAAGACTTACCGGCATTATCGGTCGATGCTTTCAATGATGTTTGTACCGGTGGTAACCCAAGAGACTGTAGCCCTGAAGAATTATTAGAAGTATATAAAATGGCATTCTAA